One Curtobacterium sp. MCLR17_032 genomic window carries:
- a CDS encoding LysR family transcriptional regulator, with the protein MTVSLPQLRAFVATVDAGSFTTAAVALGVGQSAVSHAVAGLEREVGGPVVRRGSATVPTPLGERLLAHARSVLASVDALEAVVRPATARGTVRLAAVPTVCQGLLPRLRELWSVTLPDVDVQVYEGDDDEMPEWLEVGTVDAAVLVDPVTVPDGGVVVARDEMAAVVRRDHPLADAEALTLDDLHDDGLVAGGGGCEHQIQRMHELAGQPFRYAHRVREMSTMFGMIERGEGVSIVPTLGRVMLPAGLVMLPVAPRYERTLVLSGPSSRAWHPLARALVDAV; encoded by the coding sequence ATGACCGTCTCGCTCCCCCAGCTCCGCGCCTTCGTCGCGACCGTCGACGCCGGCTCGTTCACCACGGCGGCCGTCGCCCTCGGGGTCGGCCAGTCCGCCGTCTCGCACGCCGTCGCCGGACTCGAGCGCGAGGTCGGCGGCCCCGTCGTCCGCCGCGGCTCCGCGACCGTCCCGACCCCGCTGGGCGAGCGGCTGCTGGCCCACGCCCGCAGCGTGCTCGCCTCCGTCGACGCCCTGGAGGCCGTGGTCCGGCCCGCCACGGCCCGCGGCACCGTGCGCCTCGCCGCGGTGCCGACCGTGTGCCAGGGACTGCTCCCGCGCCTCCGGGAACTCTGGTCGGTGACGCTGCCGGACGTCGACGTGCAGGTCTACGAGGGCGACGACGACGAGATGCCGGAGTGGCTCGAGGTCGGGACGGTCGACGCCGCGGTGCTCGTCGACCCGGTCACGGTGCCGGACGGCGGGGTCGTCGTGGCGAGGGACGAGATGGCCGCCGTGGTGCGACGCGACCACCCGCTCGCCGATGCCGAGGCGTTGACGCTCGACGACCTGCACGACGACGGCCTGGTCGCCGGCGGCGGGGGCTGCGAGCACCAGATCCAGCGGATGCACGAGCTCGCGGGGCAGCCCTTCCGGTACGCCCATCGGGTGCGGGAGATGAGCACGATGTTCGGCATGATCGAGCGTGGCGAAGGGGTGTCGATCGTGCCGACCCTCGGCCGCGTGATGCTGCCCGCGGGGCTCGTGATGCTGCCGGTGGCGCCGCGGTACGAGCGGACCCTGGTGCTGTCGGGGCCGTCGTCGCGGGCGTGGCACCCGTTGGCGCGGGCGCTGGTCGACGCGGTGTGA
- a CDS encoding HAD-IB family hydrolase has product MTVEQAGTPVLAFFDVDNTLIHGASAFHLVRGLRAAGLITTRDILSAGWKHARFKVRGENDRHLASAQTRGLEVITGITVADMAKLSDDVYVRHTAATVWPETAALAQEHLAKGHQVWLVTATPTFLAEVIARSLGLTGALGSVFETSDGAYTGRLEGAFLHGEHKAVAARRLLSETGADPAVCWAYSDSRHDIPLLSLVGNPVVVNPDQGLAAHARAAGWPSMRMQRSSLREARRRVRRDAATAGGTPTA; this is encoded by the coding sequence ATGACGGTCGAGCAGGCGGGTACCCCGGTCCTCGCGTTCTTCGACGTGGACAACACCCTGATCCACGGCGCGAGCGCGTTCCACCTGGTGCGCGGACTCCGTGCCGCCGGGCTCATCACCACGCGGGACATCCTCAGTGCAGGGTGGAAGCACGCCCGGTTCAAGGTGCGGGGCGAGAACGACCGGCACCTTGCCTCTGCCCAGACCCGCGGGCTCGAGGTCATCACCGGCATCACCGTCGCCGACATGGCGAAGCTCTCCGACGACGTCTACGTCCGCCACACCGCCGCGACCGTGTGGCCGGAGACCGCCGCCCTGGCACAGGAGCACCTGGCGAAGGGCCACCAGGTGTGGCTCGTCACCGCGACGCCGACCTTCCTGGCCGAGGTCATCGCCCGCAGCCTCGGCCTCACCGGCGCGCTCGGCAGCGTCTTCGAGACCAGCGACGGCGCCTACACGGGCCGGCTCGAGGGCGCGTTCCTGCACGGCGAGCACAAGGCCGTGGCCGCGCGTCGCCTGCTCAGCGAGACCGGTGCCGACCCGGCCGTGTGCTGGGCGTACTCCGACTCACGCCACGACATCCCGCTGCTCTCGCTCGTCGGGAACCCGGTGGTGGTCAACCCGGACCAGGGACTCGCGGCGCACGCACGTGCGGCGGGCTGGCCCTCGATGCGGATGCAGCGTTCGAGCCTCCGGGAGGCCCGTCGCCGGGTCCGACGGGACGCCGCGACCGCGGGCGGCACGCCCACCGCCTGA
- a CDS encoding NAD(P)/FAD-dependent oxidoreductase: MTTDTTDVLVVGGGPVGLFLGALLAARGTAVQVWERRTTEPVGSRAIGIHPPSLDAFAEVGLAGPVLEEAVLVRTGVARSRGRVLGALSFDRASDTHPYVATLDQHRTETLLRERLVAAAPEALRTGTALVDLARHTGHVDATGTDRDGRTVSVRASFVIGADGARSVVRDLLGIGTTGRDYPDRYVMGDFADPEDADARATALVDVGSAGVVESFPLPRGRRRYVALLPDDDPLVDESAPTTAADAPEAGRASRLAAIVRDRTGVAPDPATCSMLSGFRVRRRTADRIGVGRVVLVGDAAHEISPIGGQGMNLGWLDAADLAPLLSDAVRTGAAGPWPSYARRRQAAARRAGRQAEANMALGRAVPDAVGVGREALLRSVLALPTSGALARLYAMAWA; the protein is encoded by the coding sequence GTGACCACGGACACCACGGACGTCCTCGTCGTCGGCGGCGGACCGGTCGGCCTGTTCCTCGGCGCGCTCCTCGCAGCACGCGGCACCGCGGTCCAGGTGTGGGAACGCCGGACCACCGAACCGGTCGGCTCCCGCGCCATCGGCATCCACCCGCCGTCGCTCGACGCGTTCGCCGAGGTCGGCCTGGCCGGTCCGGTGCTCGAGGAGGCCGTGCTCGTCCGCACCGGTGTCGCCCGCAGCCGCGGCCGGGTGCTCGGCGCGCTGTCGTTCGACCGGGCCTCTGACACCCACCCGTACGTGGCGACGCTCGACCAGCACCGCACCGAGACCCTGCTGCGCGAGCGGTTGGTCGCCGCCGCGCCCGAGGCCCTCCGGACCGGCACCGCACTCGTCGATCTCGCCCGCCACACCGGCCACGTCGACGCGACCGGTACCGACCGGGACGGCCGGACGGTCAGCGTCCGGGCCTCGTTCGTGATCGGTGCCGACGGCGCCCGCAGCGTCGTCCGGGACCTGCTCGGCATCGGCACGACCGGCCGCGACTACCCCGACCGCTACGTGATGGGCGACTTCGCGGACCCCGAGGACGCCGATGCCCGGGCGACCGCACTCGTCGACGTCGGATCGGCCGGGGTCGTCGAGTCCTTCCCCCTCCCGCGCGGCCGCCGCCGCTACGTCGCGCTCCTCCCGGACGACGACCCGCTCGTCGACGAGTCCGCCCCGACCACCGCAGCCGACGCACCGGAGGCGGGTCGGGCCTCCCGGCTGGCCGCGATCGTCCGCGACCGCACCGGCGTCGCACCCGACCCGGCCACCTGCTCGATGCTCAGCGGGTTCCGTGTCCGCCGGCGGACCGCCGACCGCATCGGCGTGGGACGCGTCGTCCTGGTCGGCGACGCGGCCCACGAGATCAGCCCGATCGGCGGGCAGGGCATGAACCTCGGTTGGCTGGACGCGGCGGACCTCGCGCCCCTGCTCAGCGACGCGGTGCGCACCGGTGCGGCCGGACCGTGGCCGTCCTACGCACGGCGCCGACAGGCCGCCGCCCGTCGAGCGGGTCGGCAGGCCGAGGCGAACATGGCCCTCGGACGTGCCGTCCCGGACGCGGTCGGTGTCGGCCGGGAGGCGCTGCTCCGGTCCGTCCTGGCCCTCCCGACCTCGGGTGCGCTCGCCCGGCTCTACGCGATGGCGTGGGCGTAG
- a CDS encoding MFS transporter encodes MSATVDRFGPLRSAPFRWLLAARTTSILGNAVVPIALAFAVLDLTGSAADLGLVVASRSVANVAVLLFGGVIADRLPRDVVLVGTSFAAAVTQGAVAVLVITGSASISSLVVLSVLNGAVAAVSLPAAGALVPDTVPETQLRPANALLRLGLNGGSILGASAGAGLVAVVGPGWGLAVDAAGFAVAGVLFGRMRLPRGAADAGRTERTSVVADLREGWREFVGRRWVWIVVLQFAVLNAAFVGATAVLGPVVADASFGRAAWGLVVAALSVGLAVGAVVALRWHPRHALGIGVALMVVAAVPVLTLAIRPSVPALIVSFAVAGAAIEVFSIAWDQSLQTNVPRDVLARVYSYDAVGSVVAVPFGEALVGPLAHTVGTTPTLLGCAVLIVVATVAAAVTPSVRRVTVLEARLA; translated from the coding sequence GTGAGCGCCACGGTCGACCGGTTCGGTCCGCTCCGGTCTGCGCCCTTCCGGTGGCTGCTGGCAGCGCGGACGACGAGCATCCTCGGCAACGCCGTCGTCCCGATCGCCCTGGCGTTCGCAGTGCTCGACCTGACCGGGTCCGCGGCGGACCTGGGCCTCGTCGTGGCGTCCCGCTCGGTCGCGAACGTCGCCGTCCTGCTGTTCGGCGGGGTGATCGCGGACCGGCTGCCGCGGGACGTGGTCCTGGTCGGGACGTCGTTCGCGGCCGCCGTCACGCAGGGCGCCGTGGCAGTGCTCGTCATCACCGGGTCGGCGAGCATCTCGTCGCTCGTGGTGCTGAGCGTCCTGAACGGAGCGGTCGCCGCCGTCAGCCTGCCCGCCGCGGGAGCACTCGTGCCCGACACCGTCCCCGAGACGCAGCTCCGGCCGGCGAACGCCCTGCTCCGCCTCGGCCTCAACGGCGGGAGCATCCTCGGCGCCTCGGCCGGCGCCGGACTGGTCGCGGTGGTCGGACCCGGGTGGGGGCTCGCCGTCGACGCGGCGGGCTTCGCCGTGGCCGGGGTCCTGTTCGGGCGGATGCGACTGCCGCGCGGGGCCGCCGACGCCGGCCGGACGGAGCGCACCTCGGTCGTCGCGGACCTCCGGGAGGGCTGGCGCGAGTTCGTCGGCCGCCGCTGGGTCTGGATCGTGGTGCTGCAGTTCGCCGTGCTCAACGCCGCCTTCGTCGGAGCGACGGCGGTGCTCGGGCCCGTCGTCGCCGACGCGTCGTTCGGCAGGGCGGCGTGGGGCCTCGTCGTCGCCGCGCTGTCGGTCGGACTCGCGGTCGGCGCGGTGGTCGCGCTCCGCTGGCACCCCCGCCACGCGCTCGGCATCGGGGTGGCGCTCATGGTCGTGGCCGCGGTGCCGGTCCTCACCCTGGCGATCCGCCCCTCCGTGCCGGCGCTGATCGTGTCGTTCGCGGTCGCCGGAGCCGCCATCGAGGTCTTCTCGATCGCGTGGGACCAGTCCCTGCAGACGAACGTGCCACGGGACGTCCTGGCCCGCGTCTACTCGTACGACGCCGTCGGGTCGGTCGTCGCCGTGCCGTTCGGCGAGGCACTCGTCGGCCCGCTCGCACACACGGTCGGCACCACGCCGACCCTGCTCGGGTGCGCGGTGCTCATCGTCGTCGCCACCGTGGCGGC
- a CDS encoding N(5)-(carboxyethyl)ornithine synthase, producing MTETTPTSLLLRLGVLAVSRKADERRLPIHPAHLGRIDPDLRAQMVLERGYGDRFGVPDADLEPLVAGMATRDEIIATADVVLLPKPLAADLADLRDGQVLWGWPHCVQDQELTQLAIDKRLTLIAWEAMNHWREDGGFSLHVFHKNNELAGYCSVLHGLQLCGSTGDYGRRLTAVVIGFGATARGAVTALNAHGVHDVRVLTNRDIAAVGSPIPSVDILQFEHDDHEPFASTVRTPDGPVPLAPYLAENDIVVNCTLQDPNAPLTYLRTEDLDAFRPGSLIVDVSIDEGMGFDWARSTSFAEPMVTVGDSTNYYAVDHSPSLLWNSSTWEISEALMPFLRTVMSGPSAWAESDTIRRAIEIEDGQVRNDAILAFQGRATEYPHAVTA from the coding sequence ATGACCGAAACCACGCCCACCTCCCTCCTGCTCCGGCTCGGGGTGTTGGCCGTCTCCCGGAAGGCCGACGAACGTCGCCTGCCGATCCACCCCGCCCACCTCGGGCGCATCGACCCGGACCTCCGAGCGCAGATGGTCCTGGAACGTGGGTACGGGGACCGGTTCGGTGTGCCCGACGCCGACCTCGAGCCGCTCGTCGCCGGCATGGCCACGCGCGACGAGATCATCGCCACCGCCGACGTGGTGCTCCTGCCGAAGCCGCTCGCCGCCGACCTCGCCGACCTCCGCGACGGGCAGGTGCTCTGGGGGTGGCCGCACTGCGTGCAGGACCAGGAGCTGACGCAGCTCGCGATCGACAAGCGGCTCACCCTGATCGCCTGGGAGGCCATGAACCACTGGCGCGAGGACGGCGGCTTCAGCCTGCACGTGTTCCACAAGAACAACGAGCTCGCCGGGTACTGCTCGGTGCTGCACGGCCTGCAGCTCTGCGGCTCGACGGGGGACTACGGCCGTCGCCTGACCGCCGTCGTGATCGGCTTCGGTGCCACGGCTCGTGGGGCCGTCACGGCGTTGAACGCGCACGGGGTCCACGACGTCCGCGTCCTGACGAACCGGGACATCGCGGCGGTCGGGTCGCCGATCCCGTCGGTCGACATCCTGCAGTTCGAGCACGACGACCACGAGCCCTTCGCGAGCACGGTCCGGACGCCCGACGGCCCGGTGCCGCTGGCGCCCTACCTGGCCGAGAACGACATCGTCGTGAACTGCACGCTGCAGGACCCGAACGCGCCGCTGACCTACCTGCGGACCGAGGACCTCGACGCCTTCCGTCCCGGCAGCCTCATCGTGGACGTGTCGATCGACGAGGGCATGGGCTTCGACTGGGCACGCTCGACGTCCTTCGCCGAACCGATGGTCACGGTCGGCGACTCGACGAACTACTACGCCGTCGACCACAGCCCGTCACTGCTCTGGAACTCGTCGACGTGGGAGATCAGCGAGGCGCTGATGCCGTTCCTCCGGACCGTGATGTCGGGGCCGTCGGCCTGGGCCGAGTCCGACACGATCCGCCGGGCGATCGAGATCGAGGACGGGCAGGTCCGCAACGACGCGATCCTGGCGTTCCAGGGTCGTGCGACCGAGTACCCGCACGCGGTCACCGCCTGA
- a CDS encoding glycosyltransferase family 39 protein, with amino-acid sequence MTTYPVPVTDRRDRARSDAPVRRRPPLTRLFLGEREDARWLRPAFWALLALTAVLYLWDLSVSGYANSFYAAAVQAGTKSWTAFFFGSLDPSNFITVDKPPASLWVMVLSARLFGFSSTSLLLPQALMAVGTVALVWGTVRRTLARLGSTTAGVGGLLAGLVVAATPAAALMFRFDNPDALLVFLMTAGAYATVRALPRGSWRWLALAGVALGFAFLTKMLQGLLVLPAFGLVYLVAARTSWPRRIVGLLIAAVSLVVAAGWWVLAVALWPADARPYIGGSTNDTVLDLVFGYNGLGRIFGGSGNGGGGGATGGTAGSSFGGATGLDRLFSSEMGLEISWLLPAALIALVLGLVVVGRRRLADPARAGLVLWGGWLLVTGLVFSYMSGTIHPYYTVALTPAIAGLVGTGGALLWHARHRTTGRLGLAAMTGATAAWSWCLLNENPDWLPWLRWLVLAGGLLSAALIVIGSVPQLRRLVAVGVLVGTLCGLTGTTAYAVVTTTVGHSGSIPSVGPAGTSGGMGGMPGGTNGPGGSAAGTGDDSSDSGDSGTQGGPGGTPPSGADGGQPPAMPGGTTEDGTTGDGTNASGSGTSLPSDSSDGGSRTGGGMGGGASTSSALEELLRSTDTTWSAAVGGSQSAAQLELDTDTAVMAIGGWSSDPTPTLAEFQADVAAGRIGYYIASGTGGGTGGGMGGGSSTASAIAEWVAANYDATTVGGQTVYDLGAGG; translated from the coding sequence ATGACCACCTACCCGGTACCCGTGACCGATCGTCGCGACCGCGCGCGCAGTGACGCGCCGGTCCGGCGTCGCCCGCCCCTCACTCGCCTGTTCCTCGGCGAGCGCGAGGACGCCCGCTGGCTCCGGCCGGCGTTCTGGGCACTCCTCGCCCTGACCGCCGTGCTGTACCTCTGGGACCTCAGCGTCTCCGGCTACGCCAACAGCTTCTACGCCGCCGCCGTGCAGGCCGGCACGAAGTCGTGGACGGCGTTCTTCTTCGGCTCGCTCGACCCGTCGAACTTCATCACGGTCGACAAGCCCCCGGCGTCGCTGTGGGTGATGGTGCTGTCCGCGCGGCTGTTCGGCTTCTCGAGCACCAGCCTGCTGCTCCCCCAGGCGCTGATGGCCGTCGGGACCGTCGCACTGGTCTGGGGCACGGTCCGCCGGACCCTGGCGCGGCTGGGATCGACCACGGCGGGGGTCGGCGGGCTGCTCGCGGGCCTCGTCGTCGCAGCCACCCCGGCGGCGGCGCTGATGTTCCGCTTCGACAACCCGGACGCCCTGCTCGTGTTCCTCATGACCGCCGGGGCGTACGCGACCGTGCGTGCCCTGCCGCGGGGCAGCTGGCGGTGGCTCGCCCTGGCCGGGGTCGCGCTCGGGTTCGCGTTCCTGACGAAGATGCTGCAGGGGCTGCTCGTGCTGCCGGCGTTCGGCCTGGTGTACCTCGTCGCTGCCCGGACCTCGTGGCCGCGACGCATCGTCGGGCTGCTCATCGCCGCGGTCTCGCTCGTCGTCGCGGCCGGCTGGTGGGTCCTCGCCGTCGCACTGTGGCCGGCGGACGCCCGACCGTACATCGGCGGGTCGACGAACGACACGGTGCTCGACCTGGTCTTCGGGTACAACGGGCTCGGCCGGATCTTCGGCGGCTCGGGCAACGGCGGAGGCGGCGGCGCGACCGGCGGCACCGCGGGGTCGTCCTTCGGCGGCGCGACCGGACTCGACCGGCTGTTCTCGTCCGAGATGGGCCTCGAGATCTCGTGGCTCCTGCCGGCCGCACTCATCGCCCTCGTGCTCGGCCTGGTCGTCGTCGGCCGGCGCCGCCTCGCCGACCCGGCCCGCGCCGGACTCGTCCTCTGGGGCGGCTGGCTGCTCGTCACCGGGCTGGTCTTCTCGTACATGTCCGGCACGATCCACCCGTACTACACGGTCGCGCTCACCCCGGCGATCGCCGGACTGGTCGGGACCGGTGGTGCCCTGCTCTGGCACGCCCGACACCGCACGACCGGGCGCCTGGGCCTCGCCGCGATGACCGGTGCGACCGCGGCCTGGAGCTGGTGCCTGCTCAACGAGAACCCGGACTGGCTGCCCTGGCTGCGGTGGCTGGTGCTCGCCGGCGGCCTGCTCTCGGCCGCGCTCATCGTGATCGGCAGCGTCCCGCAACTGCGTCGCCTCGTCGCCGTCGGCGTCCTCGTCGGTACGCTCTGCGGCCTCACCGGCACCACCGCCTACGCGGTCGTCACCACCACGGTCGGGCACTCCGGTTCGATCCCGAGCGTCGGTCCGGCCGGCACCTCGGGTGGCATGGGCGGCATGCCGGGAGGCACGAACGGCCCCGGCGGATCGGCCGCCGGCACCGGGGACGACAGCTCCGACAGCGGCGACTCCGGCACACAGGGCGGTCCCGGCGGGACACCGCCGTCCGGCGCCGACGGCGGCCAGCCGCCGGCGATGCCGGGTGGGACCACGGAAGACGGGACCACCGGGGACGGGACCAACGCGTCGGGGTCGGGGACGAGCCTCCCGTCCGACAGCAGCGACGGCGGCTCCCGGACCGGTGGCGGCATGGGCGGCGGCGCCTCGACGTCCTCGGCGCTCGAGGAGCTGCTCCGATCGACCGACACCACCTGGTCCGCCGCGGTCGGCGGCTCGCAGTCCGCCGCACAGCTCGAACTCGACACCGACACCGCCGTGATGGCGATCGGCGGCTGGTCGAGCGACCCCACCCCGACCCTGGCGGAGTTCCAGGCGGACGTGGCGGCGGGCAGGATCGGCTACTACATCGCCTCGGGAACCGGCGGCGGCACCGGCGGCGGCATGGGCGGCGGCTCGTCCACCGCGAGCGCCATCGCGGAGTGGGTCGCGGCGAACTACGACGCGACGACCGTCGGCGGGCAGACCGTCTACGACCTCGGCGCTGGAGGGTAG
- a CDS encoding fructosamine kinase family protein produces MSETYVKTFTSPDEAAAEAAGLEWLAEAEDAGGTRIARVVARPRPTVFELEFISDAAPSAAQAERFGRSLAHTHAAGASHWGAPSPGFPANGPLRMGRSRTPFVPAAEAPDSWGEFFAEYRIRDYVQRIVDAGGYDGSEAAVFERVCDRLEDGTLGSPQPALVGDGPARLHGDLWAGNVLWPRDRSEPTGAVLIDANPHGGHAETDLALLALFGLPRLETVLAAYDAESRLAAGWQERVELHQLAPLLLHVLLFGGSYTDAALRAARRYA; encoded by the coding sequence ATGTCGGAGACCTACGTCAAGACCTTCACCAGCCCGGACGAGGCCGCTGCCGAGGCGGCCGGACTGGAGTGGCTCGCCGAGGCCGAGGACGCCGGCGGCACCCGCATCGCCCGGGTCGTGGCGCGCCCACGTCCGACGGTGTTCGAGCTCGAGTTCATCTCCGACGCAGCACCGTCGGCGGCACAGGCGGAGCGCTTCGGTCGTTCGCTCGCCCACACCCACGCTGCCGGGGCGTCGCACTGGGGAGCGCCGTCGCCCGGGTTCCCCGCGAACGGGCCGCTGCGGATGGGGCGCTCGCGGACGCCGTTCGTGCCCGCTGCCGAGGCGCCCGACAGCTGGGGCGAGTTCTTCGCCGAGTACCGGATCCGCGACTACGTGCAGCGCATCGTCGACGCGGGCGGCTACGACGGGTCCGAGGCCGCCGTGTTCGAGCGCGTCTGCGACCGGCTGGAGGACGGCACGCTCGGCTCCCCGCAGCCCGCACTGGTCGGTGACGGCCCGGCCCGACTGCACGGGGACCTCTGGGCCGGCAACGTGCTGTGGCCCAGGGACCGGTCCGAGCCGACCGGAGCGGTGCTCATCGACGCGAACCCGCACGGTGGGCACGCCGAGACGGACCTGGCGCTGCTCGCACTGTTCGGGCTGCCCCGGCTCGAGACCGTCCTGGCCGCGTACGACGCCGAGTCGCGCCTGGCGGCCGGGTGGCAGGAGCGCGTCGAGCTGCACCAGCTGGCACCGCTGCTGTTGCACGTGCTGCTGTTCGGCGGCTCGTACACGGATGCGGCCCTGCGCGCAGCCCGCCGCTACGCCTGA
- a CDS encoding UbiA family prenyltransferase: MPDAPTTSTVRLLFASSHPGPTVTVTVLAAVIATAVGHPFWVVLLVALAVVAGQLSIGLANDWIDADRDRAVGRSDKPVARGLIAVGTVRTAAFVTAGVAVVLSLFLGPVAAVAHVVLVAAGWAYDAGLKRSVASVVPFVVAFGLLPVVAVAAGPDGGWPATWAIATGAVFGIAIHCTNVLPDLVDDAATGVRGFPHRLGLHASGIVAFGSLVVAAVLVLVGQIGGDDPVRGVGAVLAVLGAVVVVVLAVVGVRLVLTGPPTRTLFRLVIASSLVLVVELGFAGAALVA; this comes from the coding sequence GTGCCCGACGCCCCGACCACCTCGACGGTCCGCCTGCTCTTCGCGTCCTCGCACCCCGGCCCGACCGTCACCGTCACCGTCCTCGCCGCGGTCATCGCCACCGCGGTCGGGCACCCGTTCTGGGTCGTGCTGCTCGTGGCGCTCGCCGTGGTCGCCGGTCAGCTGTCGATCGGGCTCGCGAACGACTGGATCGACGCCGACCGTGACCGTGCGGTGGGGCGGAGCGACAAGCCGGTCGCCCGTGGCCTGATCGCCGTCGGCACCGTCCGGACCGCCGCGTTCGTGACCGCCGGGGTCGCCGTCGTCCTCTCGCTGTTCCTCGGCCCGGTCGCCGCCGTCGCCCACGTCGTCCTCGTCGCGGCCGGCTGGGCCTACGACGCCGGACTGAAGCGGTCCGTCGCCTCGGTCGTGCCGTTCGTCGTGGCGTTCGGACTGCTGCCGGTCGTCGCGGTCGCCGCAGGCCCCGACGGTGGGTGGCCGGCGACGTGGGCGATCGCCACCGGAGCGGTGTTCGGCATCGCGATCCACTGCACCAACGTCCTGCCCGACCTGGTCGACGACGCGGCCACCGGGGTCCGGGGCTTCCCGCACCGCCTCGGACTGCACGCCTCCGGGATCGTGGCGTTCGGCTCGCTCGTCGTCGCTGCCGTCCTGGTGCTCGTCGGGCAGATCGGTGGCGACGACCCGGTCCGTGGTGTCGGGGCGGTGCTCGCGGTCCTCGGTGCCGTCGTGGTGGTCGTCCTCGCGGTGGTCGGGGTCCGGCTCGTGCTCACCGGCCCGCCGACGCGCACGCTGTTCCGGCTCGTCATCGCGTCGTCGCTCGTGCTCGTCGTCGAGCTCGGGTTCGCCGGAGCAGCCCTCGTGGCCTGA
- a CDS encoding DMT family transporter yields the protein MNAVLYVLVALTWGSSFFFAKIGLDGLAPQQVATVRTVLGALTLVVVLVVTRRRWPREKRVWGHLLVVAVFLNAVPSSLMAWAEQTVPSGLASIYNATTPIMTLLALAVLVPTERLSRRQVAGIVLGIVGVLVLVGPWDVLGDPEVLASVPGQVALLGMTASYGIGLAWLRRFGVGGGYDPTTVATVQLTLAAGLMLVVAPVVATGPVQLDWRIVGAMVALGAVGTGLAYAWNTRLVGAWGAGRASTVTYLTPVVGVALGVLVLGEPLRWNEPVGGLVVLAGIALASGLLGARRRRVAASTV from the coding sequence ATGAACGCCGTCCTCTACGTGCTCGTCGCCCTGACCTGGGGATCGAGCTTCTTCTTCGCGAAGATCGGGCTCGACGGCCTGGCCCCCCAGCAGGTCGCCACCGTCCGCACCGTGCTCGGTGCGCTGACGCTCGTCGTGGTGCTCGTCGTCACGCGGCGTCGCTGGCCGCGGGAGAAGCGGGTCTGGGGGCACCTGCTCGTCGTCGCGGTGTTCCTCAACGCCGTCCCGTCGTCGCTGATGGCGTGGGCGGAGCAGACCGTGCCGTCGGGCCTCGCGAGCATCTACAACGCGACGACGCCGATCATGACGCTGCTCGCGTTGGCCGTGCTGGTCCCCACCGAACGGCTGAGCCGTCGGCAGGTGGCCGGGATCGTCCTCGGCATCGTCGGGGTGCTGGTCCTGGTCGGGCCGTGGGACGTCCTCGGCGACCCGGAGGTCCTGGCGAGCGTCCCCGGCCAGGTCGCGCTGCTCGGCATGACCGCCTCGTACGGCATCGGCCTCGCGTGGCTCCGCCGCTTCGGCGTCGGCGGCGGGTACGACCCGACCACCGTCGCGACGGTGCAGCTCACCCTGGCGGCCGGGCTGATGCTGGTGGTCGCGCCCGTCGTCGCCACCGGTCCGGTGCAGCTGGACTGGAGGATCGTGGGCGCCATGGTCGCGCTGGGTGCCGTGGGCACGGGGCTGGCCTACGCGTGGAACACCCGGCTGGTCGGTGCGTGGGGCGCGGGCCGGGCCTCCACGGTGACCTACCTGACGCCGGTCGTCGGGGTCGCGCTCGGCGTCCTCGTGCTCGGTGAGCCGCTGCGGTGGAACGAGCCCGTGGGCGGGCTGGTCGTGCTCGCCGGGATCGCCTTGGCCTCCGGGCTGCTCGGGGCGCGGCGGCGACGGGTCGCGGCCTCGACGGTGTGA
- a CDS encoding response regulator transcription factor, producing MAGTPLARTDGTPVRVLVVDDEHALAEAVGLAFAADGWAVQTVHRGRDVLFAARAGQPDVIVLDVMLPDIDGFAVLDRLRDARDDVRVLFLTARDAAEDRLAGLTRGGDDYLTKPFGIDELVARARILARTSARVAASTAADTGVVVGDLRLDEETRTVSRGDDPIDLTPTEYELLRHLARNANRVLSREHLLAHVWGMDFGSSSNLVDMYVSYLRKKVDAGREPLIHTVRGAGYVLRPSP from the coding sequence GTGGCAGGCACCCCGCTCGCACGGACCGACGGCACCCCCGTCCGTGTCCTCGTCGTCGACGACGAACACGCCCTGGCCGAGGCGGTCGGGCTGGCGTTCGCCGCCGACGGGTGGGCCGTGCAGACCGTCCACCGCGGACGGGACGTGCTCTTCGCCGCCCGCGCGGGCCAGCCCGACGTCATCGTCCTCGACGTGATGCTGCCGGACATCGACGGCTTCGCCGTGCTCGACCGACTCCGGGATGCCCGCGACGACGTCCGGGTGCTGTTCCTCACCGCCCGGGACGCCGCCGAGGACCGGCTCGCGGGACTCACCCGCGGCGGGGACGACTACCTGACGAAGCCGTTCGGGATCGACGAACTCGTCGCCCGGGCTCGGATCCTCGCCCGGACCTCGGCCCGGGTCGCGGCGAGCACGGCGGCGGACACCGGCGTCGTGGTCGGTGACCTCCGGCTCGACGAGGAGACCCGCACCGTCAGCCGCGGGGACGACCCGATCGACCTCACCCCCACCGAGTACGAACTGCTGCGGCACCTGGCCCGGAACGCCAACCGGGTGTTGTCGCGCGAACACCTGCTGGCACACGTGTGGGGCATGGACTTCGGGTCGTCGTCGAACCTCGTGGACATGTACGTGTCGTACCTGCGGAAGAAGGTCGACGCCGGACGCGAGCCGCTGATCCACACCGTCCGCGGAGCCGGGTACGTGCTCCGGCCGTCCCCGTGA